Proteins found in one Candidatus Omnitrophota bacterium genomic segment:
- a CDS encoding DUF1957 domain-containing protein — MLKGYLCIVLHAHLPFVRHPECPDFLEEDWFYEAVTETYIPLLLVMERLEKEGVDFRLTMSVTPPLANMLSDGLLMERYSNYLKNLETLIEKEAKRAVKAPAIKPAVEMYRQRFRDCRRMINKHSGNLIKAFKYFQDKGVLEIITCTGTHGFLPLMSEKKDRQAQVRAAVADYREKFGKSPRGIWLAECGYTSGVDEILAENGIRYFFTDTHGILYGRPRPKYAVYAPVYCPSGVGVFARDVESSMQVWSSECGYPGDSRYREFYRDIGHDLPEDYIGEHLHQDRVRRNIGIKYYSITGKVALNKKDFYDPAAARQAADEHAGHFLFCRTAQCEHLSSALGKTPLIVSPYDAELYGHWWFEGPEFIYRLFKRLSGQSIIEPVTPSAYLKKHPGLQILSPTPSSWGDKGYNEVWLNASNDWIYRHLHHAARKMIYQAEKNKNASGIRKRALNQMARELLLAESSDWAFIMTTGTMVPYAHKRTKVHLKNFLELEKMLESDNIDGDFLKTCEERNNIFPNIDFRIYI; from the coding sequence ATGCTCAAGGGCTATCTCTGTATTGTTCTTCACGCTCATCTTCCTTTTGTACGGCATCCGGAATGCCCCGATTTTCTTGAGGAAGACTGGTTTTACGAAGCCGTAACGGAAACATATATACCGCTGCTCCTGGTTATGGAGCGGCTCGAAAAGGAAGGCGTTGATTTCCGTCTGACAATGTCGGTGACGCCTCCTCTGGCAAACATGCTCTCCGACGGTCTTTTGATGGAGAGGTATTCCAACTATCTCAAAAATCTGGAAACCCTGATAGAAAAAGAGGCGAAACGCGCCGTTAAGGCGCCGGCCATAAAACCCGCGGTTGAGATGTACAGGCAGCGTTTCCGCGACTGCCGGAGAATGATAAACAAGCACAGCGGCAATCTGATAAAAGCTTTCAAATATTTTCAGGACAAGGGCGTTCTTGAGATAATAACATGCACCGGCACCCACGGTTTTCTTCCGCTTATGAGCGAGAAGAAAGACCGTCAGGCTCAGGTGAGGGCGGCTGTGGCCGATTACCGCGAGAAATTCGGAAAATCTCCCAGGGGAATATGGCTGGCGGAGTGCGGCTATACATCCGGCGTGGATGAGATCCTCGCTGAAAACGGTATCAGGTATTTTTTTACGGACACTCACGGCATACTTTACGGCCGCCCGCGGCCCAAATACGCCGTTTACGCCCCCGTTTACTGTCCGTCGGGCGTTGGCGTCTTCGCCAGAGATGTAGAGTCCTCAATGCAGGTGTGGAGCTCCGAATGCGGTTATCCCGGCGACAGCAGATACAGGGAATTTTACAGGGACATAGGCCACGATCTTCCCGAGGATTATATCGGAGAGCATCTGCACCAGGACAGGGTGAGAAGGAATATCGGGATCAAATATTACAGCATAACGGGCAAAGTGGCGCTGAACAAAAAAGATTTTTACGACCCCGCCGCGGCGCGCCAGGCCGCCGATGAGCACGCAGGCCATTTTCTTTTCTGCAGGACAGCCCAGTGCGAGCACCTCTCTTCGGCTCTCGGAAAAACGCCGCTCATCGTCTCGCCCTATGACGCCGAGCTCTACGGGCACTGGTGGTTTGAGGGGCCGGAATTCATATACCGCCTTTTTAAAAGGCTTTCCGGCCAATCCATAATTGAGCCAGTCACGCCTTCAGCATATTTAAAGAAGCATCCCGGCCTCCAGATCCTCAGCCCCACGCCGTCAAGCTGGGGCGACAAGGGCTACAATGAGGTCTGGCTGAACGCTTCAAACGACTGGATATACAGGCATCTGCACCATGCCGCGCGGAAGATGATCTATCAGGCGGAGAAAAATAAAAACGCCTCCGGCATCAGAAAGCGCGCGCTGAATCAGATGGCGAGGGAGCTTCTTCTGGCCGAGTCCAGCGACTGGGCCTTTATAATGACGACGGGAACGATGGTGCCCTACGCGCACAAAAGAACCAAGGTGCATCTGAAGAATTTTCTTGAACTGGAAAAAATGCTTGAAAGCGATAATATTGACGGGGATTTCCTGAAAACCTGCGAAGAGAGGAATAATATTTTCCCGAATATCGATTTCAGGATCTATATCTGA
- a CDS encoding DUF4912 domain-containing protein has translation MRVYLIAEKFKVSVSYILHAAKKLGMRKKYAISNLTETQEEKIRALIKKSSKKTAKKKILSDLKNKDRKATSPVKKPPEQPVQKEVFIDMGPAIPAKYNDETLVIMPRDPSCMFAYWEISRRIYGPLVLRVYELDKSGDRYYFDTDVNGLINNWYVKVPHPGRKYRAEIGYMNNGVFTGILSSNVIDVPSSSISEEADENWMIVKEDLKEIIKESGLDKESRSSLRQAQSNTRLLFEILKQGSVAGSSSSLIKKN, from the coding sequence ATGAGAGTCTATCTGATAGCGGAAAAATTTAAGGTGAGCGTGTCCTATATTCTTCACGCGGCTAAAAAACTCGGGATGCGGAAAAAATACGCCATATCAAATCTGACTGAGACTCAGGAGGAAAAGATCAGGGCGTTAATAAAGAAAAGCAGCAAAAAAACCGCTAAAAAAAAGATACTTAGCGACCTGAAAAACAAGGACAGGAAAGCGACTTCCCCCGTCAAAAAACCTCCGGAACAACCCGTCCAAAAGGAAGTGTTCATAGACATGGGACCGGCCATCCCGGCCAAATACAATGATGAAACTCTCGTTATAATGCCCCGTGATCCCTCGTGCATGTTCGCTTACTGGGAGATCAGCCGCAGGATATACGGGCCGCTTGTTCTGAGGGTTTACGAACTGGATAAATCCGGCGACAGATATTATTTCGACACCGATGTGAACGGCCTCATAAATAACTGGTATGTAAAGGTGCCGCACCCCGGAAGGAAGTACAGGGCTGAGATAGGCTATATGAACAACGGCGTTTTTACCGGCATTCTCTCATCAAATGTCATAGACGTGCCCAGTTCTTCCATTTCCGAGGAAGCGGATGAAAACTGGATGATAGTCAAGGAAGACCTGAAAGAGATCATCAAAGAGAGCGGCCTGGATAAAGAATCCCGAAGCAGTCTGAGACAGGCGCAGTCAAACACACGGCTGCTTTTCGAAATACTTAAACAAGGCAGTGTCGCCGGAAGCTCTTCATCGCTAATAAAGAAAAATTAA